In a single window of the Zonotrichia leucophrys gambelii isolate GWCS_2022_RI chromosome 2, RI_Zleu_2.0, whole genome shotgun sequence genome:
- the CLXN gene encoding calaxin yields MRVSTRSLLCPCVCLCPTRPCSPAAPPGRGRPPALPGQRRRERLRAAMSPKGRKLLVDTLTRSAKHFTKSEVECLIKLYDTLVAKASRQFAGAGFDRTVFRDTLYSYFGMTDDMVLDRVFIIFDKDNTGRITVEEWVEGLAPLLRGSLEEKMKYCFAIYDLNGDGYISKKEMFEMLKHSLLIQPGDEEPDEVVKDLVDIALKKMDYDRDGKLSFTDFEKAVRDESLLLEAFGPCLPDLKSTMSFEQKIFREIPKK; encoded by the exons ATGCGTGTTAGCACTCGATCTCTGTTGTGCCCGTGTGTGTGTTTATGCCCGACCCGCCCGTGCAGCCCAGCGGCACCGCCAGGCCGCGGCCGCCCCCCCGCGTTACcagggcagcggcggcgggagcggctccgggCCGCCATGAGCCCGAAGGGGAGAAAGCTCCTGGTGGACACCCTGACCCGATCCGCCAAGCACT TTACCAAAAGCGAAGTGGAATGTCTGATCAAGCTGTACGACACGCTAGTGGCCAAGGCCAGCCGGCAGTTTGCTGGGGCCGGCTTCGACCGCACTGTGTTCCGAGACACGCTGTACAGCTACTTCGGCATGACGGATGACATGGTGCTGGACCGAG TGTTCATCATTTTTGATAAAGACAACACTGGCCGCATCACTGTGGAGGAATGGGTGGAAGGCTTAGCACCGTTACTTCGGGGGTCATTGGAAGAGAAGATGAAAT aCTGTTTTGCCATTTATGACCTGAATGGTGATGGATACATTTcgaaaaaggaaatgtttgaaATGCTGAAACACAGCCTTCTCATACAACCAGGAGATGAAGAGCCTGATGAAGTAGTTAAGGACTTGGTAGACATAGCACTGAAGAAAATG GACTATGATCGTGATGGCAAGCTTTCTTTTACGGACTTTGAAAAAGCAGTCAGAGATGAAAGCCTTCTCTTAGAAGCCTTTGGACCATGTTTGCCAGACTTAAAG agcaCTATGTCATTTGAACAGAAAATTTTCCGGGAGATTCCTAAAAAGTAA
- the FAM133B gene encoding protein FAM133B: protein MGKRDNRVAYMNPIAMARARGPAPNSGPTIQDYLNRPRPTWEEVKEQLEKKKKGSRALAEFEEKMNENWRKELEKHREKLLGGNESSSKKKEKKKKEKKKSNRLSSSSSSSSSSDSSSSSSDSEDEDKKQGKKRRKKKYRSSRKSSASTTSESESDSKDSTKKKRSKEDCEKEKDGKNHHRKRKKADRGDAPLSSESVSESDQTEEVQAKKKKSNEEKEKTDKTKKRKKHKKHGKKKKKKTAGSNSDSE from the exons ATGGGGAAGCGGGATAACCGTGTG GCTTATATGAATCCCATAGCTATGGCCAGGGCACGAGGTCCTGCCCCAAATTCAGGACCAACAATACAAGACTACTTGAACAGGCCAAGACCAACATG GGAAGAAGTGAAAGAGcaactagaaaagaaaaagaaaggatccAGGGCTTTGGCTGAGTTTGAAGAAAAGATGAATGAG aattgGAGGAAAGAACTGGAGAAACACAGGGAGAAATTACTTGGTGGAAATGAGAGCTCCTCCAAAAAAAAGGAG aaaaagaaaaaggaaaagaagaagtcTAATAGG TtgtcttcatcttcctcttcttcatcaAGCTCTGATTCTTCCAGCAGTTCATCTGATTCAGAAGATGAG GATAAAaagcaagggaagaaaagaaggaagaagaagtaTCGCTCCTCACGGAAATCTTCAGCAAGCACAACTTCAGAATCTGAGTCAGACAGCAAG GATAGCACAAAAAAGAAGAGGTCAAAGGAAGACTGTGAAAAAGAGAAG GACGGTAAAAATCAccacaggaaaaggaagaaagcagatCGTGGTGATGCACCTTTATCATCAGAATCTGTATCTGAATCGGACCAGACAGAGGAG gTGCAAGcgaaaaagaagaaaagcaatgaggaaaaagagaaaaca gataaaacaaaaaagagaaagaagcacAAGAAACATggtaaaaagaagaaaaagaagactgCTGGTTCAAATTCAGATtcagaataa